GTCTCGCGGTGGAGCTCGTCACCGTGACCCGCCGTGCTCAGCAGCAGCGCTCCGGAGTCGACATCGAGGTAGTGGTCGGCGAACCGCAGGTGCACCGGGCGGAGGCCATCCCGCTCGGCGCCTACACGCTCGGCATGTACGCGTCCCGCGACTATCTGGCTCGGCACGGGACACCGGAGTGCGAGGAGGATTTCGCCCGGCACGGCCTGGTGTACTTCGTGGACTCGATGCTGCAGGTGGACGACCTGGACGCGCCGCGCCGGCTCGCGCCGCAGATGCGGGACGCCCTGACGTCCACCAACGTGTTCGTCCACGTCGAGGCCACGCGGGCCGGGGCGGGCATCGGCTTCCTGCCGTGTTTCATGGCGGACCGGCACCCGGACCTGGTCCGGCTCCTTCCGGAGCGGTTCAGCGAACAGCTCCCGTACTGGATGGTGGTGCGAGCCGACGCGCTCCGCCAGCCCGCCGTCGCGGCGGTCGTCTCGGCCATCCGGAGCAGGATGGCGGAGGAGCGCGAAATGCTCCTGGGGCGGCCGGGTCCAGGGGTCTCCTGAACGTGCGTCAAGCCCTCCCGGAGTGGGAGAATGGACTCATGACCCACTCCGAAGAGCTCTTTGCCCGTGCCCAGCAACTCATGCCCGGTGGGGTGAATTCGCCCGTCCGGGCGTTCGGCTCGGTCGGCGGCACTCCTCGGTTCATGGCGGGTGCGAAGGGCGCCTACCTGTACGACGCCGACGGCCAGGAATACGTCGACCTCGTCTGCTCCTGGGGCCCCGCCCTTCTGGGCCACGCGCACCCCGCCGTCCTGGACGCCGTGCACCAGGCCGTGGACCGCGGCCTCTCCTTCGGAGCATCCACGGAGGATGAGGGACGCCTGGCCGAACTGGTCATGCAGCGCGTCCCCGCCGTCGAGCGCATCCGCATGGTCTCGACCGGCACCGAGGCGACCATGACCGCCATCCGCCTCGCCCGCGGCTTCACCGGCCGTGAACTCGTCATCAAGTTCGCCGGCTGCTACCACGGCCACGTGGACTCGCTCCTCGCCGCGGCCGGCTCAGGCCT
This portion of the Arthrobacter woluwensis genome encodes:
- a CDS encoding LysR family transcriptional regulator encodes the protein MTTPSPSPDQLLVLLEVSRSGRFTVAAGALGLNHTTVARKIAALEKSLGGRVLVRSAGGRVLVRSAGGWELTPLGERAVGVASQVADAVARLGPEAEDPVAGVVRMTATDGFSAYIASPAVAALRRTHPGLAVELVTVTRRAQQQRSGVDIEVVVGEPQVHRAEAIPLGAYTLGMYASRDYLARHGTPECEEDFARHGLVYFVDSMLQVDDLDAPRRLAPQMRDALTSTNVFVHVEATRAGAGIGFLPCFMADRHPDLVRLLPERFSEQLPYWMVVRADALRQPAVAAVVSAIRSRMAEEREMLLGRPGPGVS